In Paroedura picta isolate Pp20150507F chromosome 6, Ppicta_v3.0, whole genome shotgun sequence, one genomic interval encodes:
- the FHL2 gene encoding four and a half LIM domains protein 2 isoform X2, which produces MPGTRKMEYKGNSWHETCFICHRCQQPIGTKSFIPKDNQNFCVPCYEKQFAMQCVQCKKPITTGGITYREQPWHKECFVCTGCKKQLSGQRFTSRDEFAYCLNCFCSLYAKKCAGCTNPISGLGGTKYISFEERQWHNDCFNCKKCSLSLVGRGFLTERDDILCPECGKDI; this is translated from the exons ATGCCAG GAACTCGCAAGATGGAATATAAAGGAAATAGCTGGCATGAGACCTGTTTCATCTGCCATCGATGCCAACAGCCAATAGGGACAAAGAGTTTCATTCCCAAGGAcaatcagaatttctgtgtgcCGTGCTACGAGAAGCAGTTTGCCATGCAATGTGTCCAGTGCAAGAAG CCCATCACTACAGGAGGAATTACTTACCGGGAGCAGCCATGGCACAAGGAGTGTTTTGTGTGTACTGGATGCAAGAAACAGCTGTCAGGGCAACGCTTCACTTCCCGGGACGAGTTTGCCTATTGCCTGAACTGCTTCTGCAGCCTCTATGCAAAGAAGTGCGCAGGGTGCACCAATCCAATAAGTG GACTTGGAGGAACCAAGTACATCTCCTTTGAGGAACGCCAGTGGCACAACGATTGCTTCAACTGCAAGAAGTGCTCCCTGTCCTTAGTCGGCCGCGGCTTCCTCACAGAGAGGGATGATATTCTGTGCCCAGAGTGCGGAAAAGATATTTAA
- the FHL2 gene encoding four and a half LIM domains protein 2 isoform X1 has translation MTERFDCHYCKESLFGKKYILREESPYCIKCYESLYSNTCEECKKPIGCDCKDLSYKDRHWHETCFHCFQCKNSLVDKPFAAKEEHLLCTECYSNEYSSKCSECKKTIMPGTRKMEYKGNSWHETCFICHRCQQPIGTKSFIPKDNQNFCVPCYEKQFAMQCVQCKKPITTGGITYREQPWHKECFVCTGCKKQLSGQRFTSRDEFAYCLNCFCSLYAKKCAGCTNPISGLGGTKYISFEERQWHNDCFNCKKCSLSLVGRGFLTERDDILCPECGKDI, from the exons ATGACAGAACGCTTTGACTGCCACTACTGCAAAGAGTCCCTCTTTGGCAAGAAATACATCTTGCGGGAGGAGAGTCCCTACTGCATCAAATGCTACGAGAGCCTGTACTCCAACACCTGTGAGGAATGTAAAAAGCCTATTGGCTGTGATTGTAAG GATCTGTCCTACAAGGACCGACACTGGCATGAAACCTGTTTCCACTGTTTCCAGTGCAAGAACTCACTAGTGGACAAGCCTTTCGCTGCTAAAGAAGAACATCTACTCTGTACCGAATGCTACTCCAATGAGTACTCTTCCAAGTGTAGTGAGTGCAAGAAGACCATCATGCCAG GAACTCGCAAGATGGAATATAAAGGAAATAGCTGGCATGAGACCTGTTTCATCTGCCATCGATGCCAACAGCCAATAGGGACAAAGAGTTTCATTCCCAAGGAcaatcagaatttctgtgtgcCGTGCTACGAGAAGCAGTTTGCCATGCAATGTGTCCAGTGCAAGAAG CCCATCACTACAGGAGGAATTACTTACCGGGAGCAGCCATGGCACAAGGAGTGTTTTGTGTGTACTGGATGCAAGAAACAGCTGTCAGGGCAACGCTTCACTTCCCGGGACGAGTTTGCCTATTGCCTGAACTGCTTCTGCAGCCTCTATGCAAAGAAGTGCGCAGGGTGCACCAATCCAATAAGTG GACTTGGAGGAACCAAGTACATCTCCTTTGAGGAACGCCAGTGGCACAACGATTGCTTCAACTGCAAGAAGTGCTCCCTGTCCTTAGTCGGCCGCGGCTTCCTCACAGAGAGGGATGATATTCTGTGCCCAGAGTGCGGAAAAGATATTTAA